Within Lentimicrobiaceae bacterium, the genomic segment CTACTGACAGTACCACCCCAAAAGCTGATGAGATGCCGGAAACGCAAAAAATAATGGAAGCCATTGCTTCGGTGGATTTTGGGGTAATGATAGCCGCTTTCATTTTCTATTTTCTTTTCGGATACCTTTTGTATGCCGCTTTGTTTGCCGCTATTGGTTCGGCGGTGGATAACGAAGCCGACACCCAGCAGTTTATGCTTCCAGTAACCATTCCGCTTATTTTTGCGATAGTAATGGCGCAATATGTTATCAACAACCCCGACGGACCACTTTCCTTCTGGCTATCCATTATACCACTTACTTCACCGATAATTATGATCATCCGTATTCCTTTCGGTGTTCCATTTACCGACCTGGCTTTGTCGGTTGTTCTGCTTATTCTGGGTTTTTTTGCCTGCACCTGGCTTGCCGGGAAAATCTACCGGACAGGAATACTTATGTATGGTAAAAAAGTGGATTATAAAGAATTATGGAAATGGATCAGCTATAAAGGCTGAGGTAATAAAACCAACAAGCTATGCCCCGGATTTTAATCATTGATGACGAAAAAAGCATACGAACTACCCTTCGCGAAATTCTTGAATACGAAAAATACACTGTGGAGGATGCCCCGGACGGACTTACAGCCATCGAAATGGTGAAAAATATCGCTTACGATGTGATTCTTTGCGACATAAAAATGCCCCAGATGGACGGCATCGAAGTATTGGAAGCCATTCAGAAAATTTCCGACAGCCCCGTAATCATGATTTCAGGACATGGAACCATTGATACCGCTGTAGAAGCCATAAAAAAGGGTGCGTACGATTATATTTCAAAACCTCCTGACCTTAACAGGCTGCTGGTGAGCCTTCGCAATGCTCTTGACAAAAGAAACCTGATTACCGAAACAAAAATTCTTCGGAAGAAAGTGGGTAAATCCTACGAAATGATTGGAAACGCTCCAGCGATTCAAAAAGTGAAGGAAATGATTGAAAGGGTGGCTCCAACCAATGCAAGGGTGTTGATTACTGGTGATAACGGCACAGGAAAAGAGTTGGTTGCACGCTGGCTTCACGAACTTAGCAACCGGGCAGAACAACCATTTGTAGAGGTAAATTGCGCTGCAATTCCTTCCGAACTTATCGAAAGTGAATTGTTTGGACACGAAAAAGGTTCCTTCACCTCGGCGATAAAACAACGCAAAGGTGATTTTGAACAAGCCGACGGGGGAACTTTATTCCTCGATGAAATAGGTGACATGAGTCTTTCGGCACAGGCTAAGGTACTGCGTGCCCTTCAGGAAAATAAAATCATGCGTGTGGGAGGCGAAAAAGACATACCGGTAAATGTAAGGGTGATTGCCGCTACCAACAAGGACCTAAAAACTGAAATTGAGAATAAGAATTTCCGCGAAGACCTTTATCATCGTTTGAGTGTTATCATTATTCATGTTCCCTCTCTCAATGAAAGAAAAGACGATATTCCTTTGCTTGCACAACATTTTATGCAGGAATACTGTCAGTTACAGGGAAAAGCTCTGTTAAATTTTATGCCCGAAGCCTTTACGCTACTGCAAAATATCTGGTGGACAGGTAATATCCGCGAACTCCGCAATGTAGTGGAACGGCTTGCTATTCTTTGCGATAACGATATTACGACGGACGATATCAGACAGTATGTAATGCCGCTTAATACAAAATAACCTGGAATAGAAAAAAGCAGCTATTTTAATTATCCAAACCAATTCGGATAAATACTTTATTGTCCCGATGTGTTTTTTAAGAAAAACGAACCAGTAGTTGCCGGGCAGTAAAAACAAAAAGGCATCCCAAACAAATGGAATGCCTAAGGGTTTTGTTCCGGCAAATAATTGTCAGGCGCTCA encodes:
- a CDS encoding sigma-54 dependent transcriptional regulator — protein: MPRILIIDDEKSIRTTLREILEYEKYTVEDAPDGLTAIEMVKNIAYDVILCDIKMPQMDGIEVLEAIQKISDSPVIMISGHGTIDTAVEAIKKGAYDYISKPPDLNRLLVSLRNALDKRNLITETKILRKKVGKSYEMIGNAPAIQKVKEMIERVAPTNARVLITGDNGTGKELVARWLHELSNRAEQPFVEVNCAAIPSELIESELFGHEKGSFTSAIKQRKGDFEQADGGTLFLDEIGDMSLSAQAKVLRALQENKIMRVGGEKDIPVNVRVIAATNKDLKTEIENKNFREDLYHRLSVIIIHVPSLNERKDDIPLLAQHFMQEYCQLQGKALLNFMPEAFTLLQNIWWTGNIRELRNVVERLAILCDNDITTDDIRQYVMPLNTK